A section of the Virgibacillus sp. NKC19-3 genome encodes:
- the allB gene encoding allantoinase AllB — MVEWDHIIKNGKITTADDCYDGNIYIKDGKVAAVTSEELPGEADETTDANGCYVLPGLMDTHVHSRDPGSTHKEDFYHSTLAAAAGGITLVFEMPNTNPPINNVENFENQVDNLSKKANVDFGVWGICLGNLNLDSIQSLDESGVIGFKFFWGYAIKRDTYELVYNYSSEMKDIIPPLDDGEVYKIFREVSKTGKVLAIHAENNELIHQLTNEVQNEGGKDYEALVEGRPGLAELTTIQTGIAFSKHTGARLHVLHITSAAGVDAVRSAQEKGDNITAETCPHFLFLNTDDYKAIGPMMKVYPPVKYKKDQDKLWESIEDGTISIVCSDHAPHTEEEKDGDLWSIPAGMCGVETTVPLMLNAVNEGKITIQQLVALLSTNPAKQFDLYPRKGSLEIGSDADITIVDLKQPFEIKREQLHSKSKVTAFDGFQGKGKPLATIVRGKTIMKEGQIVNDHQGQWTKPVSKSTTSVEPGLCHPPMYYMT; from the coding sequence ATGGTAGAATGGGATCATATCATTAAAAATGGAAAAATTACAACGGCAGATGATTGTTATGACGGAAATATTTATATAAAGGATGGAAAAGTTGCAGCCGTTACGTCCGAGGAATTACCAGGGGAAGCAGACGAAACGACAGATGCCAATGGCTGTTACGTATTGCCTGGATTAATGGACACGCACGTTCATTCGAGAGATCCAGGATCCACGCATAAGGAGGACTTTTACCACTCTACCTTAGCAGCAGCTGCTGGTGGAATCACACTTGTATTTGAGATGCCGAATACAAATCCACCTATCAATAACGTGGAAAATTTTGAGAATCAAGTTGATAATCTATCAAAAAAAGCGAACGTTGATTTTGGTGTTTGGGGAATTTGTTTAGGGAACTTAAATTTAGATAGTATTCAGTCACTTGACGAATCGGGGGTGATAGGTTTTAAATTTTTCTGGGGATATGCTATAAAACGAGATACGTATGAATTGGTTTATAATTATAGTTCGGAAATGAAAGATATTATTCCTCCTCTTGATGATGGTGAGGTCTATAAAATATTCAGAGAGGTTTCCAAGACGGGCAAAGTTTTAGCAATTCATGCAGAAAATAATGAATTAATCCACCAGTTGACAAATGAAGTACAAAATGAGGGGGGTAAAGATTATGAGGCTCTTGTTGAAGGAAGACCGGGTCTTGCTGAACTGACAACGATTCAAACTGGAATTGCTTTTTCCAAACATACAGGAGCACGACTACATGTACTTCATATTACTTCTGCAGCGGGAGTAGATGCAGTTAGAAGCGCGCAAGAAAAGGGAGATAATATAACTGCAGAGACTTGTCCTCACTTTCTCTTTTTGAATACGGATGACTACAAAGCTATTGGTCCGATGATGAAGGTTTATCCGCCGGTGAAATACAAAAAGGATCAGGATAAACTTTGGGAGAGTATTGAAGATGGTACCATTTCGATTGTTTGCTCTGATCATGCGCCACATACGGAAGAAGAAAAAGATGGTGATTTATGGTCAATCCCAGCCGGCATGTGCGGTGTGGAAACGACCGTACCATTAATGCTGAACGCGGTAAATGAAGGGAAAATCACAATCCAGCAATTGGTTGCATTGCTATCTACGAACCCGGCTAAACAATTTGACCTTTATCCAAGAAAAGGTTCTTTGGAGATTGGTTCAGATGCAGATATCACGATTGTCGATCTAAAGCAGCCGTTTGAAATAAAAAGAGAGCAATTGCATAGTAAAAGTAAAGTTACCGCTTTTGATGGCTTTCAGGGAAAGGGGAAACCGCTCGCAACCATTGTTCGTGGCAAAACCATTATGAAAGAGGGCCAAATCGTTAACGATCATCAGGGTCAATGGACGAAACCGGTTAGTAAAAGTACAACGTCGGTGGAACCTGGGCTATGTCATCCCCCGATGTATTACATGACCTAA
- a CDS encoding M20 family metallo-hydrolase, whose translation MSIRRIEQTLKQFNKIGYTEDGINRLAYTENERKAKEIFKEICEGENLSVRMDYAGNMIARREGIDPTLPPVSTGSHLDTVINGGEYDGTVGVVTAIELIRRLNEQQIQTKHPVEIICFTAEESSRFGVSTIGSKCMAGKLEQHNVQNVKDKCDISLKDAFSQVGLNLSQAGDACRENETIKAFFEVHIEQGPVLEREQLDIGVATGIAAPTRLKVTVQGKASHSGTTPMNLRKDAFLGASEIGLAVEQAAMIEAQKGTVATVGDCTVAPGVMNVVPEQAEMKIDIRSINMASKQTVMKHIKDTIKYVESKRELLVHSELLTNDKPILLEQEVTSSISQTCEQLGVSYRKMPSGAGHDAMHMAKLCPTGLIFIPCRDGLSHHKDEFASFEAIGIGCDVLEKEVLKWAVPKKAEAISK comes from the coding sequence GAGTATTCGTCGGATTGAACAAACACTAAAGCAATTTAATAAGATAGGTTACACAGAAGACGGCATCAATCGGTTGGCATATACGGAAAATGAACGCAAAGCAAAAGAAATTTTTAAAGAAATATGCGAAGGTGAGAATTTAAGTGTGCGAATGGATTATGCAGGTAATATGATTGCACGTAGAGAAGGAATAGATCCAACATTACCCCCTGTTTCGACTGGTTCACATCTTGATACGGTTATTAATGGAGGTGAGTACGACGGGACTGTTGGCGTTGTTACTGCAATTGAATTAATTCGTCGTCTAAACGAACAACAGATACAAACCAAGCATCCGGTTGAGATCATTTGTTTTACTGCTGAGGAGTCATCAAGGTTTGGGGTGTCCACAATTGGAAGTAAATGCATGGCTGGAAAGTTAGAACAGCATAATGTCCAAAACGTAAAAGATAAATGTGATATAAGTTTAAAAGATGCCTTTTCACAGGTAGGACTAAATTTAAGTCAAGCTGGAGACGCATGTAGAGAAAACGAAACGATCAAAGCATTTTTTGAAGTTCATATTGAGCAGGGGCCTGTATTAGAGAGGGAGCAATTGGATATTGGGGTTGCAACGGGAATTGCAGCACCAACTCGCTTAAAAGTAACGGTGCAAGGTAAAGCATCACATTCCGGCACAACACCGATGAATTTACGAAAGGATGCATTTTTAGGTGCTTCCGAAATCGGTTTAGCCGTCGAACAAGCGGCAATGATCGAGGCGCAGAAAGGGACGGTTGCAACTGTAGGAGATTGTACTGTTGCTCCCGGTGTCATGAATGTTGTTCCGGAACAAGCGGAGATGAAAATTGATATTCGCAGCATTAACATGGCTTCAAAACAAACGGTGATGAAACATATAAAGGACACGATTAAGTATGTAGAAAGTAAAAGAGAACTATTGGTACATTCCGAATTACTTACGAATGATAAGCCTATATTATTAGAACAGGAAGTTACTTCCTCCATTTCGCAAACATGTGAACAATTAGGTGTTTCATATAGGAAAATGCCGAGTGGGGCGGGACATGATGCGATGCATATGGCAAAACTTTGTCCAACGGGATTGATTTTTATTCCTTGCAGGGATGGTTTAAGCCATCACAAAGATGAATTTGCCTCATTTGAAGCCATTGGAATCGGTTGTGACGTGTTGGAAAAGGAAGTATTAAAATGGGCCGTACCAAAGAAGGCTGAGGCAATTTCAAAATAG
- a CDS encoding dihydroorotate dehydrogenase electron transfer subunit — protein sequence MKDYHLTVLSNRQVSDRYWHMIVDSSVVEERIEPGQFFNIKPTNHETYYPLLRRPFSIYLINEDTLEFLYKVDGPGTRQLARYKPGEKINLLGPAGVPFTMSKDCNKVLLLARGVGIATLAALAQKAARMNIEIYAILSARKQDDLLATKTMEKYCTNVYCVTEEDGTSDVEHVREMIRDLMETYPIHAAYTCGSRRLSMLLQKMSKGNGITGQVALEEYMACGMGVCYSCVCDVKRHGVTQTVKSCEDGPVFPLEEVVFE from the coding sequence ATGAAAGATTATCATTTGACAGTATTGTCCAACCGCCAAGTAAGTGACCGTTATTGGCATATGATAGTAGATTCGTCTGTTGTGGAAGAACGCATTGAACCAGGTCAATTCTTTAATATCAAACCTACGAATCACGAGACCTATTATCCTTTATTAAGAAGACCATTCAGTATTTACTTGATCAATGAGGATACACTCGAGTTTCTTTATAAGGTTGACGGTCCGGGAACGAGGCAACTAGCCAGGTATAAACCAGGTGAAAAAATCAACTTGCTTGGCCCCGCAGGAGTTCCTTTCACCATGTCAAAAGACTGTAATAAGGTATTGCTCTTAGCAAGGGGTGTCGGCATTGCTACTCTTGCTGCACTTGCTCAAAAAGCCGCTCGAATGAACATTGAAATATATGCCATTTTAAGCGCCCGAAAGCAGGATGATCTATTAGCCACGAAGACAATGGAAAAATATTGTACAAACGTTTACTGTGTGACAGAAGAAGATGGAACAAGTGATGTGGAACATGTACGTGAAATGATTCGTGATTTAATGGAGACATATCCTATTCATGCGGCGTACACATGTGGATCAAGAAGGCTATCGATGCTACTGCAGAAAATGTCAAAAGGAAATGGAATCACTGGTCAGGTTGCTTTAGAGGAATACATGGCGTGTGGAATGGGAGTTTGTTACTCGTGTGTATGTGACGTAAAAAGGCATGGTGTAACACAAACCGTTAAATCTTGTGAAGACGGACCGGTTTTCCCGCTTGAAGAGGTGGTGTTTGAATAA
- a CDS encoding dihydroorotate dehydrogenase, translating into MKKGLKMAVDIGGMTIANPVMPASGAFGEGMDKLIDFNLLGALVPKSITKYPQRGNRNPRACETQGGMINSIGIQSKGIDHYLQETIPYYEQYCAPLISSISAESIDEFVEMSNIIASVPSVVALELNISCPNLKNNGQAFGMSDAITYQLVDRVRETTDKPILVKLTPNVTDIQSIALAAERAGADSLVVANTPLAMAIDIHSRRPKIGNVMGGLSGPAIKPIIVRQIYQVHEVSRLPIIGCGGVMTANDAIEMMLAGASAVQVGTANFVSPTAMIDIIQGIQTYMEEHQLYHIDKLIGGVMVRNQWEKDYI; encoded by the coding sequence ATGAAAAAGGGATTGAAGATGGCCGTAGATATTGGTGGAATGACAATAGCAAATCCTGTTATGCCTGCTTCAGGAGCTTTCGGAGAGGGGATGGATAAGCTTATTGATTTTAATCTCCTTGGTGCACTGGTACCGAAAAGTATTACAAAATATCCCCAAAGAGGTAACAGAAATCCACGGGCGTGTGAAACCCAGGGCGGGATGATTAACTCAATAGGTATTCAAAGTAAAGGAATTGATCATTATTTACAAGAAACCATTCCTTATTACGAGCAGTACTGTGCACCACTTATATCCAGTATTTCTGCCGAATCCATTGATGAATTTGTCGAGATGTCCAATATCATTGCATCGGTCCCAAGCGTGGTTGCCTTGGAATTAAATATATCGTGTCCGAATTTAAAAAATAATGGTCAGGCGTTTGGAATGAGTGACGCTATCACCTATCAATTGGTTGATAGAGTACGAGAGACTACAGATAAACCAATTCTTGTTAAACTAACGCCAAATGTTACGGATATTCAATCAATTGCTTTAGCTGCGGAAAGGGCTGGAGCCGATTCGTTGGTCGTGGCCAATACCCCTTTAGCCATGGCGATTGATATTCATTCCCGACGACCTAAAATCGGCAACGTTATGGGTGGATTATCAGGTCCAGCCATTAAACCCATCATTGTTAGACAAATATATCAGGTCCATGAAGTATCGCGGCTCCCCATTATTGGCTGCGGTGGAGTCATGACAGCTAATGATGCAATTGAAATGATGCTGGCTGGTGCTTCAGCAGTGCAAGTAGGAACGGCAAACTTTGTATCCCCAACAGCTATGATTGATATCATACAGGGCATTCAAACCTATATGGAAGAACACCAATTGTATCATATTGATAAATTAATCGGCGGAGTTATGGTCCGTAATCAATGGGAAAAGGATTATATCTAA
- a CDS encoding nucleoside phosphorylase — protein sequence MENIHLKSISPADLGEVTLLVGDPGRVELISNSWENTRLLLKNREFILVAGTWKGKNVSICSTGIGLGSTEIAVIELIQSGAKKLVRLGGCGTWRKDLAPGDIMLNHAMARNHGVLSEYVSDVYPAVADFDLLQKIKSNVTSVGFHVHTGIGMTTQSYYLGQGRDHAITNGPKPDSSFMNYWQDRHITNFEMETAVLYLLAALYQIPAANCLVIHVNRFNDQWVSDDNYKVLHAKAAKAILNACIH from the coding sequence ATGGAAAATATACATTTGAAGTCAATCAGTCCAGCCGATTTAGGCGAGGTAACTTTATTAGTAGGTGATCCGGGCCGCGTGGAACTTATTTCAAATAGCTGGGAAAATACAAGACTTCTTTTAAAAAATCGCGAATTTATTTTGGTCGCAGGTACATGGAAAGGTAAAAATGTTTCGATCTGTTCTACCGGAATAGGATTGGGGTCTACAGAGATCGCTGTTATTGAGCTGATTCAAAGTGGTGCAAAGAAACTGGTGCGCTTAGGGGGGTGTGGTACTTGGAGAAAGGATTTAGCTCCGGGGGATATTATGCTGAATCACGCGATGGCACGTAATCATGGCGTATTATCTGAATATGTCAGTGATGTATATCCTGCGGTTGCAGATTTTGATCTCTTACAAAAGATTAAATCTAATGTCACAAGTGTTGGTTTTCATGTTCATACGGGCATTGGGATGACAACACAAAGTTACTATCTTGGTCAAGGACGTGATCATGCTATTACGAATGGGCCGAAACCTGACTCATCCTTTATGAATTATTGGCAGGACAGACATATTACCAACTTTGAGATGGAAACTGCTGTTTTATACCTTTTGGCAGCTTTATACCAAATTCCTGCTGCAAACTGTCTAGTTATTCATGTCAATCGATTCAATGATCAATGGGTATCAGATGACAATTATAAAGTTCTTCATGCAAAAGCAGCTAAAGCTATTCTCAATGCTTGTATACATTAA
- a CDS encoding MFS transporter has product MHKVNQQEDGYKKKVLGSSMLGLGLEGMDIMFLSFVLTSIIAEFNISSAAGGAISSVTNIGMLLGGIGFGILADKFGRIRVFTYTIFLFAIATALMAFSTNIYMIYIFRFLAGVGGGGEFGIGMALVAEAFPKEKRGRMTSWVTVGGQVGSILAAVAAAIIIPLGGWRALFIIGILPVFLAYYVRRNLDETEDWKKANRQTKEKKEKATLSLLFNSPKTTYVTIALTIMSSVQVAGYFGLMNWLPSILQEQIGLSVSNSSLWMISTIIGMCLGMLLFGQILDRFGAKWSYSIFLIASAVSVFIYVYADSAVTILIGGVVVGFFANGMNAGYGALISSFYPTNVRSTANNVIFNTGRAVGGLSPIAIGFFLDKFSITAAMSFLSIIYIISLIVILTLRDVPLKGKRKAVKVE; this is encoded by the coding sequence ATGCATAAAGTCAATCAGCAAGAAGACGGGTATAAAAAGAAAGTACTTGGCTCATCTATGCTTGGATTAGGATTAGAAGGCATGGATATAATGTTTCTTTCGTTTGTGTTAACCAGTATAATCGCAGAATTTAACATTTCATCTGCCGCAGGCGGGGCTATCTCTTCCGTTACTAATATTGGAATGCTCCTTGGAGGAATTGGTTTTGGAATTCTTGCGGATAAATTTGGCCGGATTCGTGTGTTCACTTACACTATTTTTTTATTTGCCATTGCTACGGCATTAATGGCGTTTTCAACGAACATATATATGATTTATATTTTTCGTTTTCTCGCTGGTGTCGGTGGAGGTGGAGAATTTGGAATAGGAATGGCTTTAGTAGCGGAGGCTTTTCCAAAAGAAAAACGGGGGAGAATGACCTCCTGGGTAACCGTTGGCGGTCAGGTCGGGTCGATTCTAGCCGCTGTAGCAGCAGCAATCATTATTCCTTTAGGAGGGTGGAGAGCCTTATTCATTATTGGTATTTTACCGGTATTTCTAGCTTATTATGTCAGAAGAAATTTAGATGAAACGGAGGACTGGAAGAAAGCAAATCGACAAACAAAAGAAAAGAAAGAAAAAGCTACTTTATCTTTGCTGTTTAATTCACCCAAAACAACGTATGTTACCATTGCATTAACAATTATGTCTAGTGTGCAAGTTGCGGGATATTTTGGTTTAATGAACTGGCTACCATCTATTTTGCAAGAGCAAATAGGACTTAGCGTATCTAATTCTTCTTTGTGGATGATTAGTACCATTATAGGCATGTGCTTGGGTATGTTACTATTTGGTCAAATATTAGATCGGTTTGGGGCAAAATGGTCTTATAGTATCTTTCTAATTGCATCAGCTGTTTCCGTGTTTATTTATGTGTATGCGGATAGTGCTGTAACAATATTAATTGGTGGGGTGGTTGTAGGATTTTTCGCTAATGGTATGAACGCGGGATATGGTGCATTAATTAGTAGCTTTTATCCAACTAATGTTAGAAGTACTGCCAATAATGTTATTTTTAATACTGGAAGAGCAGTTGGCGGATTGTCTCCAATAGCTATTGGTTTCTTCTTAGACAAGTTTAGTATCACTGCAGCAATGTCATTTTTATCGATTATATATATTATTTCATTGATCGTTATTTTGACACTACGCGATGTCCCATTAAAAGGAAAAAGGAAGGCTGTAAAAGTAGAGTAG
- a CDS encoding LysR substrate-binding domain-containing protein, whose product MDIRQIEYFAEVAKQLNFTRAASILHISQPSLSKTIKNLESELSAPLFYRGANQLELTDAGQALLVNAKQVLHAFENLTSEINDVIDLKKGEIKIGIPPIIGAAFFSKLISQYKEAHPSIELLLTEVGSNKIKHGVDEGTLDIGLVCNIPIQKGNFETVKLLKDPLMLIVQKDNPLAKKRSIDFSHIRKEAFILYRNDFSLHDSIIEACEKQGFYPNIVCESSQKDFMIEMVEAKLGVALLPSKICNQINNEKIIAIPFNRPIVNLELGMVWRKNTYLPFAVREFIAMSKSFTI is encoded by the coding sequence ATGGACATAAGACAGATAGAATATTTTGCAGAAGTTGCGAAACAGTTGAACTTTACAAGAGCAGCATCCATCCTTCATATTTCCCAGCCATCATTAAGCAAGACAATTAAAAACCTGGAGTCCGAACTCAGTGCTCCGCTTTTTTATAGAGGGGCTAATCAATTAGAGCTAACTGATGCTGGTCAAGCCCTTCTCGTTAATGCCAAACAGGTTCTGCACGCGTTTGAGAACTTAACATCTGAAATCAATGATGTCATTGATTTGAAAAAAGGGGAAATTAAAATTGGAATTCCCCCGATTATCGGTGCTGCATTTTTTTCCAAATTAATCAGTCAATACAAAGAAGCCCATCCTTCCATTGAATTGCTCTTAACGGAAGTTGGTAGTAACAAAATCAAACATGGTGTTGACGAAGGAACGCTTGACATTGGATTAGTATGTAATATCCCCATTCAAAAAGGAAACTTTGAAACCGTTAAACTATTAAAGGACCCCCTAATGCTTATTGTACAGAAAGACAATCCTTTAGCGAAGAAAAGATCCATTGACTTTTCTCATATCAGAAAAGAAGCATTTATTTTATATCGGAATGATTTTTCCCTGCATGATAGTATTATTGAAGCTTGCGAAAAACAAGGTTTTTATCCAAATATCGTCTGTGAAAGCTCACAAAAAGATTTCATGATTGAAATGGTTGAAGCAAAGTTAGGTGTTGCTTTATTACCAAGTAAAATTTGTAACCAGATTAACAATGAAAAAATTATCGCCATTCCTTTTAACAGACCTATCGTTAATTTGGAGTTAGGCATGGTCTGGAGAAAGAACACGTACTTACCGTTCGCTGTACGTGAATTTATTGCTATGTCAAAATCGTTTACGATTTAA